Below is a genomic region from Algiphilus sp..
GGCGACGACGGCACGGCCGGACGCGCCTAGTAGAAGCTGTCGGACTGCGCGCCCTGGAAGCTGAAGCGCATGCCGAGACGGATATCGTCGAACTGCAGGTCGCCGCCGTTCTCGGCATCCTCGATCTCGAAGCCGGCCATGCGGTATTCCGCCACCAGCGCGAACGAGTTGGAGATCTGCAGCGCACCGCCCGCGGTGATCTCGTCGAAGTCCCCGGCATCGAACTCGTCGGACCGCCGGTAGCTGGCGTTCACCTGGAACCCGGGCACGACCGCCCACTGCACGCCACCGCCGTAGATCAGGCCCGAGCCGTCCTCGCTGGCCGAACCGACCACGACATCGCCGCTCCACTTGGCGCGGAAGTCGCCGACGGTGGCGAATACCGTGACGGTGTCGCGCTCGCCGAAGCCGTAGCGCAGGC
It encodes:
- a CDS encoding outer membrane beta-barrel protein — encoded protein: MRSLINVSAVALLAAGVATPAIAQDEGGGMSPFSSIDAYLMHSTIDNDTSATGIDDSEIGAGMRLRLGLGDWIFLSGGFQSVRVNNPELQNGNTGQGDQTRRFREQYFEGGLRYGFGERDTVTVFATVGDFRAKWSGDVVVGSASEDGSGLIYGGGVQWAVVPGFQVNASYRRSDEFDAGDFDEITAGGALQISNSFALVAEYRMAGFEIEDAENGGDLQFDDIRLGMRFSFQGAQSDSFY